Proteins encoded within one genomic window of Hahella chejuensis KCTC 2396:
- the purM gene encoding phosphoribosylformylglycinamidine cyclo-ligase encodes MTASNDKPSLSYRDAGVDIDAGNALVQRIKGAAQATRRPEVMAGLGGFGALFELPKGYQEPVLVSGTDGVGTKLRLAMQMNKHDTIGIDLVAMCVNDLIVQGAEPLFFLDYYATGKLSVDVAATVVTGIGEGCSQAGCSLVGGETAEMPGMYEGDDYDLAGFCVGIVEKSKIIDGSLVKPGDVLIGLASSGVHSNGYSLVRKIVEVSGADLNQPFGDATLGEALLAPTRIYVKPLLELIRQTPVHALSHITGGGLLENLPRVLPAHAKAVVDVNAFEMPELFNWLQKNGNVAWNEMFRTFNCGIGMVVCVPADSADKALELLSAAGETVFRIGSIETHTEEEPVVELKGLVD; translated from the coding sequence ATGACCGCTTCCAATGACAAGCCTTCTTTAAGTTATCGTGACGCTGGAGTCGACATCGACGCCGGCAATGCGCTGGTGCAGCGCATCAAGGGCGCCGCGCAGGCGACTCGCCGTCCGGAAGTGATGGCCGGACTCGGCGGCTTCGGCGCCCTGTTCGAACTGCCGAAAGGCTATCAGGAGCCCGTTCTGGTTTCCGGCACCGACGGCGTGGGCACCAAGCTGCGGCTGGCCATGCAAATGAACAAACACGACACCATCGGTATCGACCTGGTGGCCATGTGCGTTAACGACCTGATCGTACAAGGCGCGGAGCCTTTGTTTTTCCTGGATTACTACGCCACCGGAAAACTGTCCGTTGATGTGGCGGCCACTGTCGTCACTGGCATCGGCGAAGGATGCAGCCAAGCAGGTTGTTCTTTAGTTGGCGGAGAAACCGCCGAAATGCCCGGCATGTACGAGGGCGACGACTATGATTTGGCCGGCTTCTGCGTTGGCATCGTAGAAAAGTCCAAGATTATTGACGGCAGTCTGGTTAAACCCGGCGATGTATTGATTGGTCTGGCCTCCTCCGGCGTTCACTCCAACGGCTACTCACTGGTGCGCAAGATCGTCGAAGTCAGCGGCGCGGATTTGAATCAGCCGTTCGGCGACGCCACTCTGGGCGAAGCATTGCTGGCGCCTACCCGCATTTACGTTAAGCCTTTACTGGAGCTGATCCGTCAGACCCCGGTCCATGCGCTGTCTCACATCACTGGCGGCGGACTGTTGGAAAACCTGCCGCGAGTACTGCCAGCTCATGCGAAAGCCGTCGTCGACGTCAACGCCTTCGAGATGCCTGAACTCTTCAATTGGCTGCAAAAAAACGGCAATGTGGCCTGGAACGAAATGTTCCGCACCTTCAACTGCGGTATAGGCATGGTGGTTTGCGTGCCTGCGGATAGCGCCGACAAAGCCCTGGAATTACTGAGCGCAGCGGGAGAAACCGTCTTCCGTATTGGATCGATTGAAACCCACACGGAAGAAGAACCTGTTGTTGAACTGAAAGGTCTGGTTGACTGA
- the purN gene encoding phosphoribosylglycinamide formyltransferase has protein sequence MTIATESAPRRIVVLISGSGSNLQALLDAVSADTVHGEVVSVISNKGDAYGLERAAKAGVPTTVVDHRQFETRTDFDQALMAEIDHHAPDLVVLAGFMRILTVEFVRHYQGRMLNIHPSLLPKYQGLNTHQRALEAGDSAHGATVHFVTEELDGGPNIIQTVVPVLPGDDPKRLADRVQLQEHLIYPQAVRWFCESRLVMRDERAYLDDAELPPAGLQISNAITPGDA, from the coding sequence GTGACTATTGCAACTGAATCCGCGCCGCGGCGAATCGTCGTATTAATTTCGGGGTCCGGCAGCAACTTGCAGGCGCTGTTGGACGCCGTCTCCGCAGACACTGTGCACGGAGAGGTTGTCAGCGTCATCAGCAACAAAGGGGACGCCTACGGGCTTGAGCGCGCAGCCAAAGCCGGCGTTCCCACCACTGTAGTCGACCACCGACAGTTTGAAACCCGCACTGATTTTGATCAGGCGCTGATGGCGGAAATAGACCATCACGCTCCTGATCTGGTGGTGCTGGCGGGCTTCATGCGCATTCTTACAGTGGAGTTCGTGCGCCATTATCAAGGGCGCATGCTGAACATACACCCTTCACTGCTGCCCAAATACCAAGGACTCAACACGCATCAAAGAGCGCTGGAAGCCGGCGACTCCGCACATGGCGCCACCGTGCATTTTGTAACGGAAGAACTGGATGGCGGCCCCAACATCATCCAGACGGTCGTTCCGGTTCTTCCCGGCGACGATCCCAAGCGTCTGGCGGATCGCGTGCAGTTACAGGAACATCTCATATATCCGCAAGCCGTGCGCTGGTTCTGTGAAAGCAGACTGGTCATGCGCGACGAGCGCGCCTATCTGGATGACGCCGAACTTCCTCCCGCCGGATTACAAATCAGCAATGCGATAACGCCTGGCGACGCTTGA
- a CDS encoding class II aldolase/adducin family protein, with product MAQEGVIKFDLRHTQQSLPEHVDLSELEAWRGVLFEHELIGQDPFRYDGLGYGNISMRVSPDGAFVVTGSQTGGEPYLDASQYALVTGSEVNANRLTSVGEIKPSSESLTHALLYDLDPDVQAVVHVHSPEIWHNAAALGLTTTPESAEYGSMDLVNAIKSLWRDGKLKTPGVFVMLGHQDGVVAFGPSLRAATGIILNAHHQAIFGAPGAPGGDRRL from the coding sequence ATGGCGCAAGAGGGTGTCATCAAGTTTGATTTGCGGCACACGCAGCAATCGCTGCCTGAGCATGTGGATCTCAGCGAGCTTGAAGCCTGGCGGGGCGTGCTGTTTGAGCATGAACTGATCGGTCAGGACCCGTTTCGGTATGACGGCCTTGGTTACGGCAACATCAGTATGCGCGTCAGCCCTGACGGCGCTTTTGTCGTCACCGGCAGCCAGACAGGCGGTGAACCTTACCTTGATGCGAGCCAGTATGCGCTGGTGACCGGTAGCGAAGTGAACGCGAATCGACTGACTTCCGTCGGTGAAATCAAACCCTCTTCCGAGTCTTTAACCCACGCATTGCTATACGACCTTGACCCAGACGTGCAGGCGGTGGTGCATGTGCATTCGCCGGAAATCTGGCATAACGCCGCGGCTCTTGGTCTGACGACCACGCCGGAGAGTGCGGAGTACGGCAGTATGGACCTGGTCAACGCCATTAAGTCATTGTGGCGTGACGGTAAACTGAAGACTCCTGGCGTTTTCGTCATGCTGGGACATCAGGATGGCGTGGTGGCGTTTGGCCCTTCGCTGAGGGCGGCGACCGGCATTATTCTGAATGCCCATCATCAGGCGATCTTTGGCGCTCCGGGCGCTCCCGGCGGCGATCGTCGTCTTTGA
- a CDS encoding valine--pyruvate transaminase encodes MLLSEFGTKFTREAGINSLMEDLGNALAGGDMIMMGGGNPGNIPEVQAAFQEQLARISADADEFRKLTGIYDPPQGEKQFIAALAELLSREYGWPIKPENIALTNGSQSAFFILFNMFAGRYPDGGHKRIMLPMTPEYIGYADAGLSEDFFVSSKPTIEMLDEHTFKYHVDFDHLNIDENVGAMCVSRPTNPTGNVLTDNEMARLIAMAKEHDVPLIVDGAYGLPFPDLVYVDAKPVWDEHLILCLSLSKLGLPAVRTGIVIAQPEIIKAVASVNAIVNLAPGSFGAMLTKDFVRSGEILRLSREVVKPCYQAKAEKAVATLHRELDGLPFALHKAEGAMFLWLWLRDFPLSSHELYQRLKQKGVLVVSGHYFFPGLQEEWGHTHECLRITYSQDEELVEKGLKIMAEEIRRLYADKS; translated from the coding sequence ATGTTGTTATCGGAGTTTGGAACCAAGTTTACCAGGGAAGCTGGCATCAATTCGTTAATGGAGGATTTGGGCAACGCCCTCGCCGGAGGCGACATGATCATGATGGGGGGCGGCAACCCAGGCAACATCCCGGAAGTTCAAGCCGCGTTTCAAGAGCAATTGGCGCGCATCAGCGCTGATGCAGACGAGTTCCGTAAGTTAACAGGCATCTATGATCCGCCCCAGGGAGAGAAGCAATTTATCGCCGCTTTGGCTGAATTGCTGAGCCGGGAGTACGGTTGGCCGATTAAGCCTGAAAACATCGCCCTGACCAATGGCAGCCAGTCCGCTTTTTTTATTCTCTTCAACATGTTCGCCGGACGCTATCCTGATGGCGGTCATAAGCGCATCATGCTGCCGATGACGCCAGAGTACATTGGCTATGCGGACGCCGGGCTCAGCGAAGATTTCTTTGTCTCATCCAAGCCGACCATTGAGATGCTGGATGAGCATACTTTCAAATACCACGTCGATTTTGATCATCTCAATATCGATGAGAATGTTGGCGCCATGTGCGTATCCCGTCCAACCAATCCTACGGGCAACGTACTGACCGACAATGAAATGGCGCGCTTGATCGCCATGGCGAAAGAGCATGACGTACCGCTGATTGTCGACGGAGCCTATGGTTTGCCATTCCCTGATTTAGTTTATGTCGACGCTAAACCAGTCTGGGATGAGCATCTGATTCTGTGTTTGAGCTTATCCAAGCTGGGCTTGCCGGCGGTGAGAACCGGCATCGTGATCGCCCAACCGGAAATTATCAAAGCCGTTGCGTCGGTTAATGCAATCGTTAATCTTGCTCCAGGCAGCTTTGGCGCGATGTTGACCAAAGATTTTGTCCGCAGTGGTGAAATTCTGCGGCTGAGTCGTGAAGTGGTTAAGCCATGCTATCAGGCTAAAGCCGAGAAGGCGGTGGCGACGCTGCATCGAGAGCTGGATGGGTTGCCTTTTGCGTTGCACAAAGCGGAAGGCGCCATGTTCCTGTGGTTATGGCTGCGCGACTTCCCGCTTTCCAGTCATGAGCTTTACCAGCGCTTGAAACAGAAAGGCGTGCTGGTGGTGTCTGGCCACTATTTCTTCCCGGGATTGCAGGAAGAGTGGGGGCATACTCATGAGTGTCTGCGTATTACCTACTCTCAGGATGAAGAGCTGGTGGAGAAGGGCTTGAAGATTATGGCGGAAGAGATTCGTCGCCTTTACGCTGACAAGTCCTGA
- a CDS encoding YjaG family protein: MASLKHFKKLEGLRGWRQVVFVLSLAERATPNLKLFVESQELTLSREVKGALGALWKTVQENAKLQTLPYVEKLEEFLDQLGDIDAYGARPASDWAQLLLLGLQLWDDEKSKKAREASEISFRTVMDFVEFSEGEGLSDDDLVALWDKHPLVKDELAFHDELYAKLQELRAPTVEGLAEIRKLSRQGGVSNIGISLDG, translated from the coding sequence TTGGCGTCTTTAAAGCATTTTAAAAAACTCGAAGGTCTGCGCGGCTGGCGGCAGGTTGTATTTGTTCTTTCCTTGGCGGAACGGGCGACGCCGAACTTGAAGTTGTTTGTTGAGTCTCAGGAGCTGACGTTGTCCCGTGAAGTGAAAGGGGCTCTGGGCGCACTATGGAAAACGGTGCAGGAAAACGCCAAGCTACAAACTTTGCCCTACGTGGAAAAGCTGGAAGAGTTCCTCGATCAACTTGGCGACATTGACGCCTATGGCGCACGCCCTGCGTCTGACTGGGCGCAGTTGCTCCTGTTAGGATTGCAGTTGTGGGATGATGAGAAAAGCAAAAAGGCGCGCGAAGCTTCTGAAATCTCCTTCCGCACAGTGATGGACTTTGTTGAGTTTTCCGAAGGCGAGGGGCTTTCCGACGACGATCTGGTGGCCCTGTGGGATAAGCATCCCTTGGTGAAGGATGAATTAGCATTTCATGATGAGCTGTACGCCAAACTACAGGAGCTACGCGCGCCTACTGTCGAAGGGCTGGCGGAGATACGTAAACTCAGCCGCCAGGGGGGCGTGAGTAATATTGGTATCTCGCTGGACGGCTGA
- a CDS encoding DUF3108 domain-containing protein, protein MRGHLRALADTLRLPVACSLFFVAASAVTAPSQAYANQELIPTKAEYKASYKKGIPIRGAAVRELKQLKDGSWSYNFDVTSFIVDINERVNFQWVNDYIRPTNYSYERSGWVKDKKATVDFNWDKMSVRNNVENKPWSMTIPEQTLDKLSYQLQLRLDLAKGMTDLVYKVADGGHLKEFVFSVVGEEKLDTRLGKIDCIVVEKVRKPDSDRQTRLWFAKDWNYLLVQMVQIEPDGEKYEIYLEKAKVGDRVIKP, encoded by the coding sequence ATGCGGGGACACCTCAGGGCGCTCGCAGATACATTAAGGCTTCCTGTTGCATGTTCGTTATTTTTTGTAGCGGCCTCTGCAGTAACAGCGCCGAGTCAGGCCTACGCTAATCAGGAGTTGATTCCCACCAAAGCGGAATATAAAGCTTCCTATAAAAAAGGCATCCCCATTCGCGGCGCCGCCGTCAGAGAGTTGAAGCAGCTGAAGGATGGCTCCTGGTCGTACAATTTCGATGTAACCTCATTCATCGTGGATATTAACGAACGCGTTAATTTCCAATGGGTCAATGACTATATCCGCCCCACTAACTACTCCTACGAGCGAAGCGGCTGGGTCAAGGACAAAAAAGCCACCGTGGACTTCAACTGGGACAAGATGTCCGTTCGCAACAATGTTGAGAACAAGCCATGGAGCATGACTATTCCAGAACAAACTCTGGACAAGCTCAGCTATCAGTTGCAGTTACGCCTGGACTTGGCGAAAGGGATGACCGATCTGGTTTATAAAGTCGCAGACGGGGGGCATCTCAAGGAATTCGTCTTCAGCGTCGTAGGCGAAGAAAAACTGGACACCCGCCTTGGGAAAATTGACTGCATCGTCGTGGAAAAAGTTCGCAAGCCGGACAGCGATCGGCAAACACGCCTCTGGTTCGCCAAGGACTGGAATTACCTGTTAGTGCAAATGGTGCAGATTGAGCCGGATGGAGAGAAGTACGAAATCTATCTGGAAAAGGCCAAAGTGGGAGACCGGGTCATAAAGCCCTGA